Proteins from one Gossypium raimondii isolate GPD5lz chromosome 8, ASM2569854v1, whole genome shotgun sequence genomic window:
- the LOC105792171 gene encoding uncharacterized protein LOC105792171 isoform X6, which translates to MKIKWWLKSRIVRLNIFKRKLDLLQSAQLQALVQELELQAFLQALNFSLCTTAKTFPPGTTSPSPTPANVAKKISPLSTTASFSSASSTTSLRPAGMTTSFTAAGSKSSFTFGGTTAKFTSVSTTTSFTSSGMTTSFATPWSSGLLSNIQTPVLFGIQSSVAVNNNASDDADEENELPQPSSPSVKKSEEKGIVIVHEVKCKLYVKSTDPADKDSWKDKGTGQLSIKRKEGIKTSAQKNSVVAIFHTSVIHMEVKYLDLFDIPFSNLGQWWE; encoded by the exons atgaaaataaagtggTGGCTGAAATCAAGAATAGTGAGGCtaaatattttcaagagaaaacTGGATTTACTCCAATCAGCACAACTACAAGCTTTAGTCCAGGAACTAGAACTCCAAGCTTTTCTCCAGGCACTGAACTTTTCTTTGTGCACTACAGCTAAGACCTTTCCTCCGGGCACTACAAGTCCAAGTCCTACTCCTGCTAATGTGGCAAAAAAAATTTCTCCACTCAGTACTACTGCAAGCTTCTCCTCAGCTAGTTCAACTACAAGCTTGAGACCAGCTGGTATGACCACAAGCTTTACAGCAGCTGGTTCAAAATCAAGCTTTACATTTGGCGGTACAACTGCAAAGTTTACTTCAGTCAGTACAACAACTAGCTTTACTTCATCTGGCATGACTACGAGTTTTGCAACTCCTTGGAGCTCTGGTTTGCTCTCCAATATTCAGACTCCTGTCTTGTTTG GAATCCAAAGCTCAGTTGCTGTTAACAACAATGCATCAGATGATGCAGATGAGG AAAATGAGTTGCCACAGCCTAGCAGCCCGTCAGTGAAGAAGTCAGAAGAGAAGGGTATTGTTATTGTTCATGAAGTCAAGTGCAAGCTTTATGTCAAG TCAACTGATCCAGCAGATAAAGATTCATGGAAAGATAAAGGCACAGGGCAGCTTTCAATTAAACGCAAAGAGG GGATCAAGACGAGTGCACAAAAGAATTCCGTTGTTGCAATATTTCATACATCGGTAATACATATGGAAGTCAAATACCTGGATCTTTTTGACATTCCATTTTCTAATTTGG GACAATGGTGGGAATAA
- the LOC105792171 gene encoding uncharacterized protein LOC105792171 isoform X7, whose translation MKIKWWLKSRIVRLNIFKRKLDLLQSAQLQALVQELELQAFLQALNFSLCTTAKTFPPGTTSPSPTPANVAKKISPLSTTASFSSASSTTSLRPAGMTTSFTAAGSKSSFTFGGTTAKFTSVSTTTSFTSSGMTTSFATPWSSGLLSNIQTPVLFGIQSSVAVNNNASDDADEENELPQPSSPSVKKSEEKGIVIVHEVKCKLYVKSTDPADKDSWKDKGTGQLSIKRKEGGKGLTKCFALSRDQDECTKEFRCCNISYIGNTYGSQIPGSF comes from the exons atgaaaataaagtggTGGCTGAAATCAAGAATAGTGAGGCtaaatattttcaagagaaaacTGGATTTACTCCAATCAGCACAACTACAAGCTTTAGTCCAGGAACTAGAACTCCAAGCTTTTCTCCAGGCACTGAACTTTTCTTTGTGCACTACAGCTAAGACCTTTCCTCCGGGCACTACAAGTCCAAGTCCTACTCCTGCTAATGTGGCAAAAAAAATTTCTCCACTCAGTACTACTGCAAGCTTCTCCTCAGCTAGTTCAACTACAAGCTTGAGACCAGCTGGTATGACCACAAGCTTTACAGCAGCTGGTTCAAAATCAAGCTTTACATTTGGCGGTACAACTGCAAAGTTTACTTCAGTCAGTACAACAACTAGCTTTACTTCATCTGGCATGACTACGAGTTTTGCAACTCCTTGGAGCTCTGGTTTGCTCTCCAATATTCAGACTCCTGTCTTGTTTG GAATCCAAAGCTCAGTTGCTGTTAACAACAATGCATCAGATGATGCAGATGAGG AAAATGAGTTGCCACAGCCTAGCAGCCCGTCAGTGAAGAAGTCAGAAGAGAAGGGTATTGTTATTGTTCATGAAGTCAAGTGCAAGCTTTATGTCAAG TCAACTGATCCAGCAGATAAAGATTCATGGAAAGATAAAGGCACAGGGCAGCTTTCAATTAAACGCAAAGAGG GTGGGAAAGGTCTTACTAAATGCTTTGCTTTATCCAGGGATCAAGACGAGTGCACAAAAGAATTCCGTTGTTGCAATATTTCATACATCGGTAATACATATGGAAGTCAAATACCTGGATCTTTTTGA
- the LOC105792171 gene encoding uncharacterized protein LOC105792171 isoform X2, whose product MKIKWWLKSRIVRLNIFKRKLDLLQSAQLQALVQELELQAFLQALNFSLCTTAKTFPPGTTSPSPTPANVAKKISPLSTTASFSSASSTTSLRPAGMTTSFTAAGSKSSFTFGGTTAKFTSVSTTTSFTSSGMTTSFATPWSSGLLSNIQTPVLFGIQSSVAVNNNASDDADEENELPQPSSPSVKKSEEKGIVIVHEVKCKLYVKSTDPADKDSWKDKGTGQLSIKRKEGIGKGSKDSKPTIVVRNDACHFLDIYCLWKFDSCFNFYNLLLVAGGKGLTKCFALSRDQDECTKEFRCCNISYIGQWWE is encoded by the exons atgaaaataaagtggTGGCTGAAATCAAGAATAGTGAGGCtaaatattttcaagagaaaacTGGATTTACTCCAATCAGCACAACTACAAGCTTTAGTCCAGGAACTAGAACTCCAAGCTTTTCTCCAGGCACTGAACTTTTCTTTGTGCACTACAGCTAAGACCTTTCCTCCGGGCACTACAAGTCCAAGTCCTACTCCTGCTAATGTGGCAAAAAAAATTTCTCCACTCAGTACTACTGCAAGCTTCTCCTCAGCTAGTTCAACTACAAGCTTGAGACCAGCTGGTATGACCACAAGCTTTACAGCAGCTGGTTCAAAATCAAGCTTTACATTTGGCGGTACAACTGCAAAGTTTACTTCAGTCAGTACAACAACTAGCTTTACTTCATCTGGCATGACTACGAGTTTTGCAACTCCTTGGAGCTCTGGTTTGCTCTCCAATATTCAGACTCCTGTCTTGTTTG GAATCCAAAGCTCAGTTGCTGTTAACAACAATGCATCAGATGATGCAGATGAGG AAAATGAGTTGCCACAGCCTAGCAGCCCGTCAGTGAAGAAGTCAGAAGAGAAGGGTATTGTTATTGTTCATGAAGTCAAGTGCAAGCTTTATGTCAAG TCAACTGATCCAGCAGATAAAGATTCATGGAAAGATAAAGGCACAGGGCAGCTTTCAATTAAACGCAAAGAGGGTATTGGCAAGGGTTCAAAAGATTCCAAGCCAACAATTGTTGTTCGAAATGATGCATGCCACTTCTTGGACATTTATTGTTTGTGGAAATTTGATTCATGCTTTAACTTCTATAACCTTCTACTGGTTGCAGGTGGGAAAGGTCTTACTAAATGCTTTGCTTTATCCAGGGATCAAGACGAGTGCACAAAAGAATTCCGTTGTTGCAATATTTCATACATCG GACAATGGTGGGAATAA
- the LOC105792171 gene encoding uncharacterized protein LOC105792171 isoform X3 — translation MKIKWWLKSRIVRLNIFKRKLDLLQSAQLQALVQELELQAFLQALNFSLCTTAKTFPPGTTSPSPTPANVAKKISPLSTTASFSSASSTTSLRPAGMTTSFTAAGSKSSFTFGGTTAKFTSVSTTTSFTSSGMTTSFATPWSSGLLSNIQTPVLFGIQSSVAVNNNASDDADEENELPQPSSPSVKKSEEKGIVIVHEVKCKLYVKSTDPADKDSWKDKGTGQLSIKRKEGIGKGSKDSKPTIVVRNDACHFLDIYWIKTSAQKNSVVAIFHTSDNGGNNGNAVARTFLIRTKSEEDRTN, via the exons atgaaaataaagtggTGGCTGAAATCAAGAATAGTGAGGCtaaatattttcaagagaaaacTGGATTTACTCCAATCAGCACAACTACAAGCTTTAGTCCAGGAACTAGAACTCCAAGCTTTTCTCCAGGCACTGAACTTTTCTTTGTGCACTACAGCTAAGACCTTTCCTCCGGGCACTACAAGTCCAAGTCCTACTCCTGCTAATGTGGCAAAAAAAATTTCTCCACTCAGTACTACTGCAAGCTTCTCCTCAGCTAGTTCAACTACAAGCTTGAGACCAGCTGGTATGACCACAAGCTTTACAGCAGCTGGTTCAAAATCAAGCTTTACATTTGGCGGTACAACTGCAAAGTTTACTTCAGTCAGTACAACAACTAGCTTTACTTCATCTGGCATGACTACGAGTTTTGCAACTCCTTGGAGCTCTGGTTTGCTCTCCAATATTCAGACTCCTGTCTTGTTTG GAATCCAAAGCTCAGTTGCTGTTAACAACAATGCATCAGATGATGCAGATGAGG AAAATGAGTTGCCACAGCCTAGCAGCCCGTCAGTGAAGAAGTCAGAAGAGAAGGGTATTGTTATTGTTCATGAAGTCAAGTGCAAGCTTTATGTCAAG TCAACTGATCCAGCAGATAAAGATTCATGGAAAGATAAAGGCACAGGGCAGCTTTCAATTAAACGCAAAGAGGGTATTGGCAAGGGTTCAAAAGATTCCAAGCCAACAATTGTTGTTCGAAATGATGCATGCCACTTCTTGGACATTTATT GGATCAAGACGAGTGCACAAAAGAATTCCGTTGTTGCAATATTTCATACATCG GACAATGGTGGGAATAATGGAAATGCTGTGGCACGTACCTTCCTAATTAGAACAAAATCGGAGGAGGACCGAACAAACTGA
- the LOC105792171 gene encoding uncharacterized protein LOC105792171 isoform X4: MKIKWWLKSRIVRLNIFKRKLDLLQSAQLQALVQELELQAFLQALNFSLCTTAKTFPPGTTSPSPTPANVAKKISPLSTTASFSSASSTTSLRPAGMTTSFTAAGSKSSFTFGGTTAKFTSVSTTTSFTSSGMTTSFATPWSSGLLSNIQTPVLFGIQSSVAVNNNASDDADEENELPQPSSPSVKKSEEKGIVIVHEVKCKLYVKSTDPADKDSWKDKGTGQLSIKRKEGIGKGSKDSKPTIVVRNDACHFLDIYWIKTSAQKNSVVAIFHTSVIHMEVKYLDLFDIPFSNLGQWWE; the protein is encoded by the exons atgaaaataaagtggTGGCTGAAATCAAGAATAGTGAGGCtaaatattttcaagagaaaacTGGATTTACTCCAATCAGCACAACTACAAGCTTTAGTCCAGGAACTAGAACTCCAAGCTTTTCTCCAGGCACTGAACTTTTCTTTGTGCACTACAGCTAAGACCTTTCCTCCGGGCACTACAAGTCCAAGTCCTACTCCTGCTAATGTGGCAAAAAAAATTTCTCCACTCAGTACTACTGCAAGCTTCTCCTCAGCTAGTTCAACTACAAGCTTGAGACCAGCTGGTATGACCACAAGCTTTACAGCAGCTGGTTCAAAATCAAGCTTTACATTTGGCGGTACAACTGCAAAGTTTACTTCAGTCAGTACAACAACTAGCTTTACTTCATCTGGCATGACTACGAGTTTTGCAACTCCTTGGAGCTCTGGTTTGCTCTCCAATATTCAGACTCCTGTCTTGTTTG GAATCCAAAGCTCAGTTGCTGTTAACAACAATGCATCAGATGATGCAGATGAGG AAAATGAGTTGCCACAGCCTAGCAGCCCGTCAGTGAAGAAGTCAGAAGAGAAGGGTATTGTTATTGTTCATGAAGTCAAGTGCAAGCTTTATGTCAAG TCAACTGATCCAGCAGATAAAGATTCATGGAAAGATAAAGGCACAGGGCAGCTTTCAATTAAACGCAAAGAGGGTATTGGCAAGGGTTCAAAAGATTCCAAGCCAACAATTGTTGTTCGAAATGATGCATGCCACTTCTTGGACATTTATT GGATCAAGACGAGTGCACAAAAGAATTCCGTTGTTGCAATATTTCATACATCGGTAATACATATGGAAGTCAAATACCTGGATCTTTTTGACATTCCATTTTCTAATTTGG GACAATGGTGGGAATAA
- the LOC105792171 gene encoding uncharacterized protein LOC105792171 isoform X5 → MKIKWWLKSRIVRLNIFKRKLDLLQSAQLQALVQELELQAFLQALNFSLCTTAKTFPPGTTSPSPTPANVAKKISPLSTTASFSSASSTTSLRPAGMTTSFTAAGSKSSFTFGGTTAKFTSVSTTTSFTSSGMTTSFATPWSSGLLSNIQTPVLFGIQSSVAVNNNASDDADEENELPQPSSPSVKKSEEKGIVIVHEVKCKLYVKSTDPADKDSWKDKGTGQLSIKRKEGIKTSAQKNSVVAIFHTSDNGGNNGNAVARTFLIRTKSEEDRTN, encoded by the exons atgaaaataaagtggTGGCTGAAATCAAGAATAGTGAGGCtaaatattttcaagagaaaacTGGATTTACTCCAATCAGCACAACTACAAGCTTTAGTCCAGGAACTAGAACTCCAAGCTTTTCTCCAGGCACTGAACTTTTCTTTGTGCACTACAGCTAAGACCTTTCCTCCGGGCACTACAAGTCCAAGTCCTACTCCTGCTAATGTGGCAAAAAAAATTTCTCCACTCAGTACTACTGCAAGCTTCTCCTCAGCTAGTTCAACTACAAGCTTGAGACCAGCTGGTATGACCACAAGCTTTACAGCAGCTGGTTCAAAATCAAGCTTTACATTTGGCGGTACAACTGCAAAGTTTACTTCAGTCAGTACAACAACTAGCTTTACTTCATCTGGCATGACTACGAGTTTTGCAACTCCTTGGAGCTCTGGTTTGCTCTCCAATATTCAGACTCCTGTCTTGTTTG GAATCCAAAGCTCAGTTGCTGTTAACAACAATGCATCAGATGATGCAGATGAGG AAAATGAGTTGCCACAGCCTAGCAGCCCGTCAGTGAAGAAGTCAGAAGAGAAGGGTATTGTTATTGTTCATGAAGTCAAGTGCAAGCTTTATGTCAAG TCAACTGATCCAGCAGATAAAGATTCATGGAAAGATAAAGGCACAGGGCAGCTTTCAATTAAACGCAAAGAGG GGATCAAGACGAGTGCACAAAAGAATTCCGTTGTTGCAATATTTCATACATCG GACAATGGTGGGAATAATGGAAATGCTGTGGCACGTACCTTCCTAATTAGAACAAAATCGGAGGAGGACCGAACAAACTGA
- the LOC105792171 gene encoding uncharacterized protein LOC105792171 isoform X8, producing MKIKWWLKSRIVRLNIFKRKLDLLQSAQLQALVQELELQAFLQALNFSLCTTAKTFPPGTTSPSPTPANVAKKISPLSTTASFSSASSTTSLRPAGMTTSFTAAGSKSSFTFGGTTAKFTSVSTTTSFTSSGMTTSFATPWSSGLLSNIQTPVLFGIQSSVAVNNNASDDADEENELPQPSSPSVKKSEEKGIVIVHEVKCKLYVKSTDPADKDSWKDKGTGQLSIKRKEGGKGLTKCFALSRDQDECTKEFRCCNISYIGQWWE from the exons atgaaaataaagtggTGGCTGAAATCAAGAATAGTGAGGCtaaatattttcaagagaaaacTGGATTTACTCCAATCAGCACAACTACAAGCTTTAGTCCAGGAACTAGAACTCCAAGCTTTTCTCCAGGCACTGAACTTTTCTTTGTGCACTACAGCTAAGACCTTTCCTCCGGGCACTACAAGTCCAAGTCCTACTCCTGCTAATGTGGCAAAAAAAATTTCTCCACTCAGTACTACTGCAAGCTTCTCCTCAGCTAGTTCAACTACAAGCTTGAGACCAGCTGGTATGACCACAAGCTTTACAGCAGCTGGTTCAAAATCAAGCTTTACATTTGGCGGTACAACTGCAAAGTTTACTTCAGTCAGTACAACAACTAGCTTTACTTCATCTGGCATGACTACGAGTTTTGCAACTCCTTGGAGCTCTGGTTTGCTCTCCAATATTCAGACTCCTGTCTTGTTTG GAATCCAAAGCTCAGTTGCTGTTAACAACAATGCATCAGATGATGCAGATGAGG AAAATGAGTTGCCACAGCCTAGCAGCCCGTCAGTGAAGAAGTCAGAAGAGAAGGGTATTGTTATTGTTCATGAAGTCAAGTGCAAGCTTTATGTCAAG TCAACTGATCCAGCAGATAAAGATTCATGGAAAGATAAAGGCACAGGGCAGCTTTCAATTAAACGCAAAGAGG GTGGGAAAGGTCTTACTAAATGCTTTGCTTTATCCAGGGATCAAGACGAGTGCACAAAAGAATTCCGTTGTTGCAATATTTCATACATCG GACAATGGTGGGAATAA
- the LOC105792171 gene encoding uncharacterized protein LOC105792171 isoform X1 has protein sequence MKIKWWLKSRIVRLNIFKRKLDLLQSAQLQALVQELELQAFLQALNFSLCTTAKTFPPGTTSPSPTPANVAKKISPLSTTASFSSASSTTSLRPAGMTTSFTAAGSKSSFTFGGTTAKFTSVSTTTSFTSSGMTTSFATPWSSGLLSNIQTPVLFGIQSSVAVNNNASDDADEENELPQPSSPSVKKSEEKGIVIVHEVKCKLYVKSTDPADKDSWKDKGTGQLSIKRKEGIGKGSKDSKPTIVVRNDACHFLDIYCLWKFDSCFNFYNLLLVAGGKGLTKCFALSRDQDECTKEFRCCNISYIGNTYGSQIPGSF, from the exons atgaaaataaagtggTGGCTGAAATCAAGAATAGTGAGGCtaaatattttcaagagaaaacTGGATTTACTCCAATCAGCACAACTACAAGCTTTAGTCCAGGAACTAGAACTCCAAGCTTTTCTCCAGGCACTGAACTTTTCTTTGTGCACTACAGCTAAGACCTTTCCTCCGGGCACTACAAGTCCAAGTCCTACTCCTGCTAATGTGGCAAAAAAAATTTCTCCACTCAGTACTACTGCAAGCTTCTCCTCAGCTAGTTCAACTACAAGCTTGAGACCAGCTGGTATGACCACAAGCTTTACAGCAGCTGGTTCAAAATCAAGCTTTACATTTGGCGGTACAACTGCAAAGTTTACTTCAGTCAGTACAACAACTAGCTTTACTTCATCTGGCATGACTACGAGTTTTGCAACTCCTTGGAGCTCTGGTTTGCTCTCCAATATTCAGACTCCTGTCTTGTTTG GAATCCAAAGCTCAGTTGCTGTTAACAACAATGCATCAGATGATGCAGATGAGG AAAATGAGTTGCCACAGCCTAGCAGCCCGTCAGTGAAGAAGTCAGAAGAGAAGGGTATTGTTATTGTTCATGAAGTCAAGTGCAAGCTTTATGTCAAG TCAACTGATCCAGCAGATAAAGATTCATGGAAAGATAAAGGCACAGGGCAGCTTTCAATTAAACGCAAAGAGGGTATTGGCAAGGGTTCAAAAGATTCCAAGCCAACAATTGTTGTTCGAAATGATGCATGCCACTTCTTGGACATTTATTGTTTGTGGAAATTTGATTCATGCTTTAACTTCTATAACCTTCTACTGGTTGCAGGTGGGAAAGGTCTTACTAAATGCTTTGCTTTATCCAGGGATCAAGACGAGTGCACAAAAGAATTCCGTTGTTGCAATATTTCATACATCGGTAATACATATGGAAGTCAAATACCTGGATCTTTTTGA